In Clostridium sp. SY8519, one genomic interval encodes:
- a CDS encoding helix-turn-helix transcriptional regulator, translated as MSEFISNSGTLINPDSVYDQERFINILQIILQKKTQKELSEQTGLNNATISRMLNGARSGRPYKSTIDKIAKAIDDPELIQELYDATGYSSKKIRERKKIIADNGFSLDLSTVQVHEKFFSTLMRGLSMMTSLHKVEWTIKSGTPRSYDYLIELKEGNIDYWYIRYVDRITSDKEREKALTAIYGEFAKLKLGGKIKVSCATPSYEDYDYFVTIPPYQLNTNASIIHFDSELERFADETFLETALPLKENIPVKDFCNLTESLIL; from the coding sequence ATGAGCGAATTTATATCAAATTCAGGCACACTAATAAATCCTGACAGCGTTTACGATCAGGAAAGATTCATCAATATACTTCAAATCATTTTACAGAAAAAAACGCAAAAAGAATTATCTGAACAAACAGGCTTAAATAATGCAACCATTTCACGAATGCTCAACGGTGCCCGATCTGGAAGACCATATAAAAGCACTATTGATAAAATTGCAAAAGCCATTGATGATCCAGAACTTATCCAAGAATTATATGATGCAACGGGATATTCTTCTAAGAAAATACGGGAACGAAAAAAGATAATTGCAGACAATGGATTTTCTCTGGATCTCTCTACTGTTCAGGTGCATGAAAAATTTTTTTCTACCTTAATGCGTGGACTTTCCATGATGACAAGTCTGCATAAAGTTGAATGGACAATAAAATCCGGAACACCCAGATCATACGATTATTTAATTGAATTAAAAGAGGGAAATATAGATTATTGGTATATTAGATATGTAGATAGAATTACTTCTGATAAAGAAAGAGAAAAAGCCTTAACTGCCATTTATGGAGAATTTGCAAAATTAAAATTGGGCGGAAAAATCAAAGTTTCTTGCGCCACTCCTTCTTACGAAGATTATGATTATTTTGTTACAATTCCGCCATATCAATTAAATACAAATGCTTCAATTATACATTTTGATTCTGAACTCGAAAGATTTGCAGACGAAACCTTTTTAGAGACAGCTTTACCACTTAAAGAAAATATTCCTGTTAAGGATTTTTGTAATCTTACCGAATCACTGATACTATAA
- the bcrR gene encoding bacitracin resistance transcriptional activator BcrR translates to MQRFQKLCHCTDITIAGKNLTQEQLAEQLYVSRTAISKWESGKGYPNIESLKCISKFFSVTIDELLSGEELITLAETENRSNLKKIYSFIYGILDMMAVTFILLPLYGNLVDGYIYSVNLLSFTDTTPIYLAIYWIVFIVLIALGIAKLMCVCFEKESWSNIITKCSLVLSTLFICFFAAARQPYVTALMFLLFVAKIFVWIKQTQTK, encoded by the coding sequence ATGCAACGTTTTCAAAAGCTCTGTCACTGCACCGATATAACGATAGCTGGCAAGAACTTAACGCAGGAACAACTTGCGGAGCAATTATATGTATCAAGAACAGCCATTTCAAAATGGGAAAGCGGCAAGGGTTACCCTAACATTGAGTCGCTCAAGTGTATTTCTAAATTCTTTTCTGTGACCATAGATGAACTGCTATCGGGCGAAGAACTGATTACACTTGCCGAAACTGAAAATCGTTCCAACTTGAAAAAAATTTACAGTTTCATTTATGGAATATTAGATATGATGGCGGTTACTTTTATACTTTTGCCGTTGTATGGTAACCTTGTTGACGGATATATTTATTCTGTCAATCTACTTTCATTTACAGACACTACCCCAATATATCTTGCAATCTATTGGATTGTTTTTATTGTTTTGATTGCACTTGGGATAGCGAAACTGATGTGTGTTTGTTTTGAAAAGGAATCATGGAGCAACATAATCACAAAATGCTCTCTCGTGCTGAGTACGCTTTTTATCTGCTTCTTCGCTGCGGCAAGACAACCCTATGTAACCGCCCTTATGTTTCTGCTATTTGTTGCTAAAATATTTGTCTGGATAAAGCAAACCCAAACAAAGTAA
- a CDS encoding site-specific integrase, whose amino-acid sequence MAVLKIVPKLYQEKISEKLKEEISLVTNGEAKYYNRLYKFFQYTDIQCTADINYETRKMYMESLEKEDISEKYKAELMSLFDRLKIENMPDVYSQGNPFSVEQEFFKQDKLFLLYVPNKKKAQSFRQVVDKNDLLWDLTRIHSSQLVRQTKILLCEILNMDKVQRHRRYFLEPLKALVRFCDKYGIDDIEEMEQADENRFYLYLNKESEIIKKQASKIVEFARRTLFLTDSEINWQACIWYMDRFQFDKSRINASSPVKSLSFINIYEKENRWYLQLYAKYLVGISDLSLSNIRNTISFISQFLKYLDGQSKKVTELEIQDIADYVSILDVSDIKYSTFNRYITHIHTFLQFLKMKNIEVLKFYPERFLKKGFPEHNERSVPEKTIAHLIKELPAFPEHLQLMYLILFCTGIRKSEVCTIKSGAFYSQGNENWMRIYQSKMRREKVIPVPSLLVGLVNDYEKKYGIKNGEYLFKNKKGGAFNGQTFSNQMIRECKARGIACGDYIFRAHDYRHNLATSMYGNGVSIQGVRDYLGHSSENMTKQYIDFMPERIVSAEDKYFSRNQSFKLKGVEDDER is encoded by the coding sequence TTGGCAGTATTAAAAATTGTTCCGAAGTTATATCAGGAAAAAATATCTGAGAAATTAAAGGAAGAAATATCTTTAGTTACAAATGGAGAAGCAAAATACTATAACCGGTTATACAAATTTTTTCAGTATACAGATATACAGTGTACTGCAGATATTAACTATGAAACGAGAAAAATGTATATGGAGTCTCTTGAAAAAGAGGATATTTCAGAAAAATATAAAGCGGAATTAATGAGCTTATTTGATCGTTTAAAAATAGAAAATATGCCGGATGTCTATTCACAAGGGAATCCTTTCTCTGTAGAACAGGAGTTTTTTAAGCAAGACAAATTGTTTTTGCTGTATGTCCCCAATAAGAAGAAAGCACAATCTTTCCGTCAGGTGGTCGATAAGAATGATTTGTTATGGGACTTAACGAGGATACATTCATCACAGTTGGTGCGACAGACAAAAATATTGTTGTGTGAAATTCTGAATATGGATAAGGTACAAAGACATCGAAGATATTTTTTAGAACCATTAAAAGCACTTGTACGGTTTTGCGATAAGTACGGAATAGATGATATTGAAGAAATGGAACAGGCAGATGAAAACAGATTTTATCTGTATTTAAACAAGGAGTCAGAAATTATAAAAAAACAGGCTTCTAAGATTGTTGAGTTTGCGAGAAGAACGTTATTTCTAACAGATTCAGAGATAAATTGGCAAGCGTGTATCTGGTATATGGATAGGTTTCAGTTCGATAAATCAAGAATCAATGCCAGTTCACCTGTTAAAAGCCTTTCATTTATTAATATTTACGAAAAAGAAAATCGTTGGTATTTACAATTATACGCAAAATATTTAGTCGGGATATCTGATCTGTCTTTATCAAATATCCGAAATACAATAAGTTTTATTTCACAATTTTTAAAATATCTGGATGGACAGAGTAAGAAAGTAACTGAACTGGAGATACAAGATATAGCGGATTATGTATCTATTTTGGATGTGTCCGATATTAAATATTCCACGTTTAACCGATATATAACTCATATACATACATTTCTACAGTTTTTGAAAATGAAAAATATTGAAGTGTTGAAGTTTTATCCGGAACGATTTTTAAAAAAAGGTTTTCCAGAACACAACGAAAGAAGTGTTCCAGAAAAAACAATTGCTCATCTGATTAAGGAGCTGCCGGCATTCCCAGAGCATTTACAGTTGATGTATTTGATTTTGTTTTGCACAGGAATTAGGAAAAGCGAGGTTTGTACAATAAAATCGGGAGCCTTTTATTCACAAGGCAATGAGAATTGGATGCGCATATATCAAAGCAAAATGCGGAGGGAAAAAGTCATTCCTGTTCCGAGTTTATTGGTTGGACTGGTGAACGATTATGAAAAAAAGTACGGAATAAAAAATGGGGAGTATTTATTCAAAAATAAAAAAGGTGGTGCATTTAATGGACAGACATTTTCAAATCAGATGATTCGGGAGTGTAAGGCTCGTGGGATTGCCTGTGGAGATTATATCTTTAGAGCACACGATTACAGACATAACCTTGCAACTTCAATGTACGGAAATGGAGTTTCTATACAAGGGGTACGAGATTATCTGGGACATTCAAGTGAGAATATGACAAAACAGTACATTGATTTCATGCCGGAACGTATTGTATCGGCTGAAGATAAATATTTTTCAAGAAATCAGTCATTTAAATTGAAAGGAGTAGAAGATGATGAAAGGTAA
- a CDS encoding site-specific integrase, translating to MYEKYLEQLEEAGKIRNLKERSINCYKNYVSYFLKYQNKNPKELTCQDVRAFLLAKKEEGLKATTLNLYNSAIRFFYRNVLHILWDDITVPRMILEHKLPTVLTVDEIDRLLEAVDDIKYRAMFATMYSSGMRVSEVIHLHYDDISRSNMQIHVRDTKNRMDRYTILSKRCLDILTQYWFEKGRPRGILFPNKFTGNYLTVSTLEQVMRRAVSDAELPKKATPHCLRHSFATHLMEQGVERQNIQALLGHRDPKSTEVYLHVSNKSLMGIQSPFDRKEGADYE from the coding sequence ATGTATGAAAAATATTTAGAACAGCTTGAGGAAGCCGGAAAAATCCGTAACCTCAAAGAGCGTTCCATCAACTGCTATAAAAACTATGTTTCTTACTTTCTGAAATATCAGAATAAGAATCCCAAAGAACTTACCTGTCAGGATGTCAGGGCTTTTTTGCTTGCAAAAAAAGAGGAAGGACTGAAAGCCACAACTCTGAATCTTTACAATTCTGCCATCCGTTTTTTCTATCGAAATGTCCTGCATATCCTTTGGGATGACATCACAGTTCCACGTATGATCCTAGAACATAAGCTTCCGACCGTACTGACTGTTGATGAAATAGACCGTCTATTAGAAGCTGTTGATGATATCAAATATAGAGCCATGTTTGCAACGATGTATTCTTCCGGGATGCGGGTTTCTGAAGTGATCCACCTTCATTATGATGATATTTCCCGTTCAAATATGCAGATCCATGTCCGAGATACGAAGAACAGGATGGACCGCTATACAATTCTTTCTAAACGGTGTCTGGATATCCTTACACAATACTGGTTTGAGAAAGGACGTCCCCGTGGGATCCTGTTTCCTAATAAATTTACTGGTAATTACCTGACAGTCAGTACACTGGAGCAAGTGATGCGACGGGCAGTATCCGATGCTGAACTTCCAAAGAAAGCAACTCCACACTGTCTCCGTCATAGCTTTGCAACTCATCTGATGGAGCAGGGAGTAGAACGGCAGAATATTCAGGCACTGCTTGGACACCGTGACCCAAAATCCACGGAAGTTTATCTTCATGTCAGCAACAAATCCCTCATGGGAATCCAAAGTCCCTTTGACAGGAAAGAAGGTGCTGATTATGAATAA
- the bcrA gene encoding bacitracin ABC transporter ATP-binding protein BcrA: MDYIIETENLTKRYGTATVVDKVNLHVPKGKIYGLLGRNGAGKTTAMKMMLQLAFPTEGTVRLFGTNYKENIHTLYSKVGSIIETPGFYSNLTGYENLQILAKLRGGVSKSGVEKALEVVGLHKEKRKVFSDYSLGMKQRLGIAAAIMHEPELLILDEPINGLDPIGIVEIRSFLSELSHNHGITIFISSHVLSEIEQIADIIGVMHEGHLVEEVNISELHKRNRKYIQFDLSDSEIAGKILENHYHMTDFTVQDGTVRIYDFSQSVGEINREFARNGLLVTRINDSEENLEDYFSKLIGGGGIA; the protein is encoded by the coding sequence ATGGATTATATCATTGAAACAGAAAATCTTACGAAGCGATACGGAACAGCCACCGTTGTCGATAAGGTAAATCTTCATGTGCCAAAGGGCAAAATTTATGGTTTGCTCGGCAGAAACGGAGCAGGCAAAACCACAGCAATGAAAATGATGTTGCAGCTTGCTTTCCCAACGGAGGGAACGGTACGCTTGTTTGGCACAAACTATAAGGAAAATATCCATACCCTTTATAGCAAAGTAGGCTCTATTATCGAAACACCGGGATTTTACAGTAATTTAACAGGGTATGAGAATTTGCAAATTCTCGCTAAACTGCGAGGGGGAGTATCTAAAAGTGGAGTAGAAAAAGCTCTTGAAGTTGTGGGGCTGCATAAGGAGAAAAGAAAAGTCTTTTCCGATTATTCCCTCGGAATGAAGCAACGGCTTGGTATTGCCGCCGCCATTATGCACGAGCCGGAGCTTTTAATACTTGACGAACCGATTAACGGACTTGACCCCATTGGAATAGTTGAAATACGCTCATTTTTATCTGAACTTAGTCACAATCATGGCATTACCATTTTTATCTCAAGCCATGTTTTAAGCGAGATTGAACAGATAGCAGATATTATCGGCGTTATGCACGAGGGGCATTTAGTAGAGGAAGTGAATATATCCGAGCTTCACAAAAGGAATCGAAAATACATTCAATTTGATTTATCTGACAGTGAGATAGCCGGAAAGATTTTAGAAAACCACTACCACATGACGGATTTTACAGTGCAGGACGGTACGGTGAGAATTTATGACTTTAGCCAAAGTGTTGGAGAAATCAATCGAGAATTTGCACGAAATGGACTGCTCGTGACAAGGATAAATGATAGTGAGGAAAACTTAGAGGACTACTTTTCTAAACTGATTGGAGGTGGCGGTATTGCTTAA
- a CDS encoding ABC transporter permease produces MLNLISCELLKLKRSKMVLISVAGVLSTPLLMLIEALQTHFDKPEIIFTLSDIYSDSVLYIMLLVNIMIYVAIAAYLFSREYTESTLKTILPIPISRTKLLIGKFCTLLLWIVMLTLVTWAGIFIVCGLYDAVFTLEGYSLLVAIVWLPKFLFGSILMFLTVSPFVFVAMKTKGFVAPMIGSAVIVMGSAALSNQEWGALYPWTATYFLVQGKLQSTGYPTLLSVSIIILVSAVGFLMTFHHFKKEDLK; encoded by the coding sequence TTGCTTAATCTTATTTCTTGTGAATTATTAAAACTAAAGCGTTCAAAAATGGTGCTAATTAGTGTGGCAGGGGTATTATCTACCCCACTTTTGATGTTAATAGAAGCCTTGCAAACACATTTTGATAAGCCGGAGATTATCTTTACCTTGTCTGACATATACAGCGACAGTGTACTGTATATCATGCTGCTGGTAAACATTATGATATATGTGGCAATTGCAGCTTACTTGTTTAGCAGAGAGTACACAGAAAGCACCCTCAAAACCATATTGCCCATACCCATTTCAAGGACAAAACTATTAATTGGAAAATTTTGCACCCTGCTTCTTTGGATTGTTATGCTAACCCTTGTAACATGGGCAGGTATATTTATCGTTTGTGGGCTATATGACGCTGTCTTTACATTGGAGGGATATAGCTTACTAGTGGCAATAGTATGGCTCCCCAAGTTTTTGTTTGGCAGTATCCTGATGTTTTTAACAGTTTCTCCTTTTGTGTTTGTTGCTATGAAAACAAAAGGATTTGTCGCCCCGATGATTGGCTCTGCCGTGATTGTCATGGGAAGTGCCGCACTTTCAAATCAAGAATGGGGAGCGTTGTATCCGTGGACAGCCACCTATTTCTTGGTGCAGGGTAAACTTCAGAGTACCGGCTATCCTACACTGCTGTCTGTATCTATTATTATTCTTGTATCAGCAGTTGGTTTTCTTATGACCTTTCATCATTTTAAAAAGGAGGATTTGAAATAA
- a CDS encoding IS91 family transposase, translating into MNKPTVQDIFRCFYSAYLEKYSPSPEQAKVARNILNCKTGAYGANVSVCEDCGAVQIHYNSCRNRCCPMCQAVPKEMWMDARKEDVLDAPYFHLVFTVPDILNPIIYNNQKLLYDTLYHAASATISELTADPKHLGAAVGYICILHTWGSEMNFHPHIHTILLGGGLTSKNEWKDNGTEFFLPIWAISKVFRGKYMDELKNLWNTNQLKFHGTAEKYSNHYVFKELIDFCYDAEWIPYCKKTFNGAQSVIDYLGKYTHRIAISNHRIICMDDENVTFSVKDYRNKGQWKELTLSGVEFIRRFLMHVPPKRFVRIRHYGLLCSRSKHKKLTLCRNLLGCQKYLSKLRGKEIPEILKQLYEINICVCKSCGGHLGKPQLRIPQRC; encoded by the coding sequence ATGAATAAGCCCACCGTCCAGGATATTTTCCGGTGTTTTTATTCGGCATACCTTGAAAAGTATTCTCCTTCTCCGGAACAGGCAAAAGTTGCCCGGAACATCTTGAACTGCAAAACCGGAGCCTATGGTGCAAACGTCAGTGTATGTGAAGACTGTGGTGCTGTTCAGATTCACTATAATTCCTGCCGCAACCGTTGTTGTCCCATGTGTCAGGCTGTTCCAAAGGAAATGTGGATGGATGCCCGCAAAGAGGATGTGCTTGATGCACCCTACTTCCACTTGGTATTTACAGTTCCTGACATTCTGAATCCAATCATTTACAATAATCAGAAACTGTTATATGACACCCTGTATCATGCAGCTTCTGCTACAATCAGTGAACTGACTGCTGACCCAAAGCACCTTGGTGCTGCTGTCGGCTATATCTGCATCCTGCATACATGGGGATCTGAAATGAACTTTCATCCCCATATCCATACAATACTGCTCGGCGGTGGTCTGACATCCAAAAACGAATGGAAAGACAACGGTACTGAGTTTTTTCTTCCTATATGGGCTATCTCCAAAGTCTTTCGTGGAAAATATATGGATGAGTTGAAAAATCTCTGGAATACGAATCAACTTAAGTTTCATGGAACTGCCGAAAAATACAGTAACCATTATGTGTTCAAAGAACTGATTGATTTCTGTTATGATGCGGAATGGATTCCTTATTGTAAGAAAACTTTTAACGGCGCACAGTCTGTGATTGACTACCTTGGAAAGTATACCCATAGGATTGCCATCAGCAATCACCGCATCATCTGTATGGACGATGAAAACGTTACTTTTTCTGTAAAGGATTACCGGAACAAAGGACAATGGAAAGAACTGACTCTTTCCGGTGTTGAATTTATACGACGGTTTCTGATGCACGTACCGCCAAAACGTTTTGTCAGGATTCGGCATTACGGACTTCTTTGTTCCCGTAGCAAACACAAGAAGCTGACTTTATGCCGGAATCTCCTTGGATGCCAAAAGTATCTCTCGAAGCTTCGAGGTAAGGAGATACCAGAAATATTAAAACAGCTTTATGAGATAAACATTTGTGTGTGTAAATCCTGTGGCGGGCATCTTGGAAAACCACAGCTTCGAATACCACAAAGATGTTAA
- a CDS encoding L-2-amino-thiazoline-4-carboxylic acid hydrolase, with protein sequence MVYNSMRMWQGANGISPCDGIVSPAYTVLMPKQEISNGYFAAFFKSTNLINEFRKNSQGMTSDTWNLKYPQIKTIKVLIPSVSEQEKVSELFSVLDARIAAQAQLVEALKKYKRGLLQAIFDDSTIDLFGEVEHSKFVKLSDIMNFQNGINADSSKYGYGKKYISVSDILKNDFITYERIVGLINIDDITLELLEEKTPDVDCKQWKKKSKERYKQIISELDEIGDMMKNPLRVSLSGGAVWMAVYETAPNKMSEKLFSEMVTATMGAPIIKKAFSGKNPFSLDYQKKKAEKDKIANGMSSSPYNWVTETIPGRDGDEYTTIYRQCGLCELGRKLGHSELVPYMCQMDYISVDMMSGVLHRTKTLATGGDCCDFYVCKKGSKWDTTEKNR encoded by the coding sequence ATGGTCTATAATTCCATGCGTATGTGGCAGGGTGCAAATGGAATTTCTCCGTGCGACGGTATTGTCAGTCCTGCATATACAGTTCTTATGCCAAAGCAAGAGATCAGCAATGGCTATTTTGCGGCATTTTTTAAAAGCACGAACCTGATCAATGAGTTCAGGAAGAACTCCCAAGGTATGACATCGGACACATGGAATTTGAAATACCCTCAGATCAAGACGATAAAGGTGCTGATTCCCTCTGTTTCTGAGCAGGAAAAAGTTTCAGAATTGTTCAGTGTTCTTGATGCAAGAATAGCCGCACAAGCTCAGCTGGTCGAAGCTCTCAAGAAGTATAAAAGAGGATTGCTTCAAGCGATTTTTGATGATTCTACAATTGATCTGTTTGGAGAAGTTGAGCATTCAAAATTCGTCAAGCTCTCTGATATAATGAACTTTCAAAATGGCATTAACGCAGATTCCTCCAAGTATGGATATGGTAAAAAATATATCAGTGTTTCAGATATTTTGAAAAATGACTTCATAACATATGAGCGAATTGTCGGCTTAATAAATATTGATGACATCACACTTGAATTGCTGGAAGAAAAAACGCCGGATGTTGATTGTAAACAGTGGAAAAAGAAAAGCAAAGAGCGTTATAAACAAATCATTTCTGAGTTGGATGAGATTGGCGACATGATGAAAAATCCGCTTCGTGTATCGTTAAGCGGCGGCGCTGTCTGGATGGCTGTTTATGAAACAGCCCCAAATAAAATGAGTGAAAAACTTTTCTCTGAAATGGTTACTGCAACAATGGGCGCACCGATTATCAAGAAAGCCTTTAGCGGTAAAAATCCGTTTTCTTTGGATTATCAGAAGAAAAAAGCAGAGAAAGATAAAATTGCTAATGGAATGAGTAGCAGTCCATATAACTGGGTTACGGAAACTATCCCCGGCAGAGATGGCGATGAGTACACTACAATTTATCGCCAGTGTGGTCTATGTGAACTTGGCAGAAAACTGGGACACAGTGAACTTGTTCCTTACATGTGTCAGATGGATTATATTTCTGTGGACATGATGAGCGGGGTGCTGCATCGGACAAAAACACTGGCAACCGGTGGAGACTGCTGTGATTTCTATGTTTGTAAGAAAGGCTCGAAATGGGATACTACTGAAAAGAATAGATAA
- a CDS encoding HNH endonuclease family protein, producing MLESKIRSDNSSTALLGFNNYSLEHLMPKKWRNNWGACATEDDAKKRDSLLLTLGNLAIIPQALNASIRDAAWNVKKAGKEQNKPGLLLCASGLYTLHDVLQKNDWNEDEIENRAEWLLANAQNIWKI from the coding sequence TTGTTAGAAAGTAAAATTCGTTCAGACAATAGTTCTACAGCATTGCTTGGATTTAATAATTACAGTTTGGAACATTTAATGCCAAAGAAATGGAGAAATAATTGGGGAGCTTGCGCGACAGAAGATGATGCAAAAAAGAGGGATTCTCTATTACTGACATTGGGGAATTTGGCGATTATTCCGCAAGCTTTAAATGCATCTATACGTGATGCTGCATGGAATGTAAAAAAGGCGGGAAAGGAACAAAATAAACCAGGTTTACTTTTGTGTGCGAGCGGACTTTATACATTACATGACGTACTTCAAAAAAATGATTGGAACGAAGATGAAATAGAAAATCGTGCAGAATGGCTCTTAGCTAATGCACAGAATATTTGGAAAATATAG
- a CDS encoding helix-turn-helix transcriptional regulator, whose translation MEFHEKLQELRKSRGLTQEELAEALFVSRTAISKWESGRGYPSIDSLKEISRYFSVSIDELLSGDQLVLIAEKENKSNLNGLCDLLFGFTDLLSLMLIFLPLYSKPVDGYIYSVSLIEYVDNEIWIRMTYWGLFIALTIIGIVNILMVNFKFEKGKKVITFLSVGLSIITVLYLAIAREPYAITVAFLLLLIKEGLLYKRAMDGR comes from the coding sequence GTGGAATTCCATGAAAAGCTTCAGGAATTAAGAAAGAGCCGAGGTTTGACACAAGAAGAACTAGCCGAGGCATTATTTGTTTCAAGAACTGCAATTTCAAAATGGGAATCCGGAAGAGGATATCCGAGCATAGATTCATTAAAGGAAATATCCAGATATTTCTCTGTGTCCATTGATGAGCTGTTATCCGGAGATCAGTTGGTTTTGATTGCTGAAAAAGAAAACAAGTCAAATCTCAATGGTCTATGTGACTTGTTATTTGGATTTACCGATTTGCTCTCTTTGATGCTTATTTTTCTTCCATTGTATTCCAAACCGGTTGATGGATATATCTATTCAGTAAGTCTTATTGAGTATGTAGATAATGAAATTTGGATTCGTATGACATACTGGGGTCTTTTTATCGCATTAACGATTATTGGAATTGTGAATATTTTAATGGTCAATTTCAAATTTGAAAAGGGAAAAAAGGTGATTACTTTTTTGTCTGTAGGGCTTAGTATTATTACTGTTTTGTATCTGGCGATTGCGAGAGAACCATATGCAATAACAGTGGCTTTTCTGTTGTTACTTATAAAAGAAGGTCTACTTTATAAACGAGCTATGGACGGTCGATAA
- a CDS encoding tyrosine-type recombinase/integrase: protein MKYRVVSVLKDNRPRFLIISDIEEIEILPSKYLKHLDQINASPNTVKSAAFALSYYYNYLQEQTIGLDEITLLSYSEQNKHFIDFLYWVKSGKHTEHNTQTSNKTCNMYLGAVFRYYQFLALEDVLPMLKVLRVKKVSYFDSMGVNHQNAVNSFKGFFKEEEPNLEEITSEEIQELINACTNDRDRLLIAMMAETGLRLGEILGIHYTEDIDFERRTVRVRYRESNTNLARAKNAEYRMALLSNTTFEFLVKYISDNRKSLMNSEYLFTKLTGKNKGEPLDADSVYSMLKRLSKKTDINSHPHQLRHYFAEERRKEGWDLNDIRFALGHKKVETTIKYLGENNERLIEATDQYYSNNEDLYQIADFL from the coding sequence TTGAAATATAGGGTTGTTTCGGTTTTGAAAGATAATAGACCACGTTTTTTGATTATTTCTGATATTGAAGAAATTGAAATCCTTCCATCAAAGTATTTGAAGCATCTGGATCAGATTAATGCTTCTCCGAATACTGTAAAATCCGCAGCCTTCGCACTTTCATATTATTACAATTATCTGCAGGAGCAAACGATAGGATTGGATGAGATTACATTGCTATCCTATTCAGAGCAGAATAAACATTTTATTGATTTCTTGTATTGGGTTAAGAGTGGAAAGCATACTGAGCATAATACACAGACGAGCAATAAGACCTGCAATATGTATCTTGGTGCAGTCTTCAGATACTACCAGTTTTTGGCACTGGAAGATGTTTTACCAATGCTTAAAGTCTTACGAGTAAAAAAAGTATCGTATTTTGACAGTATGGGAGTAAATCATCAAAATGCAGTGAATTCGTTTAAAGGTTTCTTCAAAGAAGAAGAACCTAATCTGGAAGAAATAACATCCGAAGAAATACAGGAGCTGATAAATGCCTGTACGAATGATAGAGATCGATTGCTGATAGCAATGATGGCAGAAACCGGTCTTAGATTAGGGGAAATTCTGGGAATCCATTATACCGAAGATATTGATTTTGAAAGAAGGACGGTTCGGGTAAGGTATCGTGAATCCAATACCAACTTGGCAAGAGCAAAAAATGCAGAATATAGAATGGCTTTGTTAAGTAATACAACTTTTGAGTTCTTGGTTAAGTACATTTCTGATAATCGAAAAAGTCTGATGAACTCGGAGTATCTATTTACAAAATTGACTGGAAAAAACAAAGGAGAGCCATTAGATGCGGATTCTGTGTATAGCATGTTGAAAAGACTATCCAAAAAAACGGATATCAATTCCCATCCGCATCAGCTCCGACACTATTTTGCGGAGGAAAGAAGAAAAGAAGGATGGGATTTGAATGACATTCGTTTTGCCCTGGGGCATAAGAAAGTTGAAACTACCATTAAATACTTGGGTGAAAATAATGAACGATTGATAGAAGCGACAGATCAATACTACTCAAATAATGAAGATTTATACCAAATTGCAGATTTTCTGTAA